In the Gorilla gorilla gorilla isolate KB3781 chromosome 1, NHGRI_mGorGor1-v2.1_pri, whole genome shotgun sequence genome, tttgagacagagtctcactctgttgcccaggctggagagcaatggcatgatcttggctcactggaacctctgcctcctgggttcaagcagttctcctgcctcagcctccaagtagctaggattacaggtgctctccaccacacctggctaattttttgtatttttagtagagacgaggttttgccatgttggtcaggctggtctgaaactcctgagcccttgtgatccatccaccttggcctcccaaagtgttgggattgcaggcgtgagccaccgcacccggccaatagtTTGGTTTATTAGATGCATCAATAATCAGGGCATTTTGTAGAGGAACCTACTTATCCTTTAATGGAGATAGCATGCAATGGCTACTTCATCTAAttcattaaaatactttttcttcctacatttatttatttatgtatttattttattttattttttttgagatggagtttcactcttgttgcccaggctggagtgcattggtgtgatctcagctcaccacaacctctgcctccctggttcaagcgattctcctgcctcagcctccctagtagcagggattacaggcatgtgccaccatgcccggctaattttgtatttttagtagagacagggtttctccatgttggtcaggctggtcttgaactcccgacctcaggtgatccacccacctcgacctcccaaagtgctgggattacaggtgtgagccactgtgcccagccttatttatttatttataagacaggttctcactctgtcacccaagctggagtgcagtggcagatctcagctcactgcaacctctgcctcctaggctcaagtgatccttccacctcagccccccaagtcaCTGAgggtacaggtgcatgccaccatgcccagctaatttttgtattttttgtagagatgaggttttgccacattgcccaggctggtcttgaactcctggactcaacaatctgcccactttggctttccaaatgctgggattactggtgttaACCACTATGCTTGCTCCTCTATCCCAATTTAAACCACAATCACACAATCTGGTGTCAATGGAAATTAAGGCTGTTGAAGGAGAAATAATTTGATACAAGTTTATTGGAAGCTGAATGTGAGAATTGACCCAGGAACATAGAGCAACAAAGTGGGTGTGTTCCAAAGTCTATTATAAGTTGGAATGCTTTCATGAGAGAGTGTAGAAGGCAGTGGGACTCCTCATAGCTGAGTTGTCCTTCTTCAATGATGGGTACAACACAGAGGTTACAATCATTGGCCAAGGTTGACAATGAACAGGCCAAAATGCTTGAAGTGCAAGACAGTCAAACTTCATGATCAAAGTCAAATCAGTGTCCTTCTCAATGTCAGAAGGTGAAGCCTTTGTCAGTACTTGAAGAGTTTGAGAAGCTCATGATCAGATGATTTACTCAGGGACAGGATGTAAGCCATGAATCCTAAGTCCTTCCCCAGATGGTTGGTTTGGAAGCCCGCCAACTGTGATTTGcaggtttttgcttttgttttctttttttttttgagatggaatctcactctgtcacccagggtggagtgcaatggtgcagtcttggctcactgcaatgtccgcctcccttgttcaagcaattctcctgcctcagcctcccaagcagctgggattacaggcatgccccaacacacctggctaatttatatatatgtatatattttttagtagagatggggtttcaccatgttggccaggctggtcttgaactcctggccttaggtgattctcccgacttggcctcctaaagtgttaggattgcaagtgtgagccaccaagcctggctgatcTGCAGGTTTTCACTGGCAATGTGCAGACGCAGCTATGGTGAAGAATAACCATGACCATCCCATTACCTCCAACTGGTGGAGAATGGGATCCTTTGACCCTTTCTCACCCTAAAACTGGGTTACTCACCTGTGTGTCAACAAAAATATGGTGTACTtaacagacagagaaagagactcaGTAAAAAAGGATTCTTTTCTTATGGAATGAGCAAAGCAATGGGAATAGGTGTGAGACTATTCAGGAGGGTCAAGGAAGACAAgggtttggaaaggaaaaataaggagGATTCCATAAGTGGTTTTGAAGGCATCCTCCTTGGCCATAAGGATCACAGTTAAGGTGGCATTGGCCAATGTTGGAAAGAGTCTCCCTCATGCCCACAAAAACCCAACACATTGACCATGACTTGGTTCAATCTCTAGGTCCCATTGGAACACTAAGCccaacccagcccagcccagccgcCACCCTTACTTCTCTTTGTAATTTTTACCTGATTTCCTCCAGAGAAACCTGGAACAAAGTCTTGAGACCAATCACACCCTTAGCGGTACCTCTCTTCCACACAAATGAGCATACGATTTCCTCATATGGGTAACTTAAATCCCAAATGACCAATATATACACGaacatttaaattcaattttgtgGGCATAAAACCACTGCCTTCAtgaagctgttttttgttttgtttgtttttgtttttgatacaggctctgttgcccagcccagAGGGCAGTGgattgatctcagctcactgcaacctctgcatcgtGGGGATCAAAAAATGGatcttcccatttcagcctccagagtagctgggaccacaggtgtgcgccaccatgcttcactgatttttttttttttgagatggtgtctccctctgtcgcccaggctgtagtgcagtggcatgatcttggctcactgccacctccacctcccgggttcaagtgattcttctgcctcagactcctgagtagctgggactagaggtgcatcccaccatgcccagctaattattgtatttttagtagagacggggtttcaccatatttgccaggctggtctccaactgctgacctcatgatctgcctaccttgtcctctcaaagtgccaggattacaggcttgagccaccgtgcctggcttataaagtttaaactctgaaacatttttatttttatttatttatttatttatcttgagactgagtcttgctctgtcacacaggctggagtgcagtggcgcgatcttgtctcactgcaagctccgcctcccaggttcatgccattctcctgcctcaggctctggagtagctgggaataaaggcgcccgccaccatgcctggctaattttttgtatttttggtggagacagggtttcactgttagccaggatgatctcgatctcctgacctcatgatccacccgcctcagcctcccaaagtgctgggattataggcgtgagccacagtgcctggctgaaaccttttataattttgttttgttttgctttttgaggcagagtctctctctgtcacctaggctgcagtgcagtggcacgatcttggctcactgcaacctccgcttcctgggttcaagtgattctcctgcctcagcctcctgagtagctgggactacaggcgcccgccaccacacccggctaatttttgtatttttagtagagacaaggtttcacaatgttggccaggatggtcttgatctcctgacttcgtgatccacccgcctgggcctcccaaagtgctgggattacaggcatgagctactgcacctggtccATTTTGATAATTTTGATGGGGCCAAAGATTTCCCCAACATTAAtctttttaggttttgtttttctctctaatGTCAGGAACAGAGTGAGAGTTCCCTGTCTCACACTCAGGACAAAGAAGGTCACATACTGGTAAATTCCATCAGTGTTTGTTAGGGTGGAAGTCAAGAATTCACTCATTAATGCCCTCCACAAGCAGAGATGGAGTGGTAGTAATATGTGACCTTCCTAGTCCTGAGTGGAAGACAGGGAAGGGTTCAACCTATTCCTGAGATTAGACAGAAAAGCAAAACCGGAAAATATTATGGTTGGGAGCTCTTTGGTGACATCAAAATCATCAAAATGAGTTCTTGACTTCCACCCTAATTACAGTGCTTTCAGTTTCATGATTGGATATCTGATTCAATCCATTATTCTGCAGAAAGCCAAAACTTCAATCAGGCTTAACTGGGTGGGATTCAGAAATCCAATCAGGCATCACTTTCTGATAGGAATCTGGAAGTTGATAAAGGAGGTGGGATTAGGGAAGTCCAAGAAAGTTGCTgggagccgtggctcatgcctgtaatcccagcactttgggagactgaggaggagggtggatcatgaggtcaggagttcccaagaccagcctggccaatatggtgaaacaccatctctgctaaaaatacaaaattagctaggtgtggtggcgcgtgcctgtaattccagctactttggaggctgagacaggagaatcacttgaatccaggaggtggaggttgcggtgagctgagatcacgccattttactccaaactgggcaacaagagtgaaactccatctcaaaaaaagagaaaggtccAAGAAAGCTTGTGAACATCCACAGAAGAGACCCCGAGCTGTGGTGCCTGGAGTTATTGCTTGGTTCTCCAAGAGGTCCGAGCAGACTGCAAAGTGAGTCCAGATCTGGTAAGTCAGGGACCTTCACAAGGGCACTCCTATGACCCACAGTCAGCCAGTAGAGATGGCGACATGCAGGCCAAGGTGGCACAGAGAATTTTCCTGCCTGTTTTTCAGATGAACACATGTAGgctttaattttttctctaatgCAGTTTTATCTCTTCactccaaatattttatttgtgtttagtttatgtcatttcaaatgttttttttttttttttttctgagatggagtcttgctctgtcacccaggctggagtgcaatgatgaggtctcggctcactgcaacctccgcctcctaggttcaagcaattctcctgcctcagcctcctgagtagctgggattacaggtgcccaccaccatgcccagctaacttttgtatttttagtaaagacagggtttcaccatgttggccaggctggtctcgaacacctgacctcgtgatctgcccacctaggcctctcaaagtgctgggattataggtgtgagccaccatgcccagcttcagaGTTCCGAATCAAGCAGTTGAAAAATAATGCAATTgactgaagtctttttttttttttttctttgagacattgTCTTCCTGCGTCATTCTTGGTGGAATGCAGTAttgtgatctcaactcaccgcaacctctgccttctgggctcaagccatcctccctacTCAGAAGTTctagccttctgaatagctggaattcaggcatgcaccagtataaccggctaatttttttgtttttgttttgtttttgttttgtttctgtttttttctttttcttttttttttttgagagagagtctcactctgttgcccaggttcgagtgcagaggcatgatcttggctcactgcaacttctgcttcccgggttcaagtgattctcctgcttcagcctcccaagtagctgggactgtgggtctgtgccaccacacctggctaatttttgtatttttaatagagatagggtttcactatgttggccagactggtcttaaactcccaaactcaggcgatctgcctgcctcagtctcacaaagtgctgagattacaggtgtgagccaccgtgccaggcctattattattattttttatagtgatggggtcttggtttgttacctaggctggtctgggACACCTAgattcaagcaaacctcccactttgccttctaaagtcttgggattacaggcatgagccaacatgacTGGTCTCATACACCATTTTCAAGAATGGAGTCTTTGTTCTGAATGTGGGATCCATTTGTTTCTCTAGACTCCATTCCAAAGtgggtaatattttatttatttatttattaagacagagtcttgctcttctgcccaggctgggggtACAGTGGCAGAGTCTCAGatcactgtaacttctgcttcccagacacaagccatccttccacctcagcctgcagagcagctgggactacaggtgtgcgccatcacatccatctattttttgtatttttttggagagacagggtctcactatgtagtCCAGGCTGGTCAGCAACTCCAGGGCTTAAGTGATTGTTCTGCCTTGGCTtgccaaagtgttggaattacagctgtgagcctcCATGTGTGGCCCCTCATTACTCTTTTGAAAGTGAACATAATGGTGTCTAATTAAAAATATCCCTTTAGTCTCTCCTAGCCAAGTTCACTGTGGGAACTGAGACTGTAGGCTGTTTGGGGCCACAGGAGACTCCCATTaccattgttttattgttttatttatttatctatttatttattttgagactgagtctctctctattgcccaggctggagtgcagtggcactatctcagctcactgcaacctccgcctcctgggttcaagcgattcttgtgcctcagcctcccgagtagctggagttacaggcacctgccaccatgcctggctactttttgtatttttagtaaagactgggtttcaccttgttggccaggctggtctctaactcctgacctcaagtcagccgcctgccttggcctccaaagtgctgggactacagttgtgagccaccaagcccagccacatGACCATTGTTTTAGATCCTTAAATTGAGAAGacattttttctcaaaaaaggaGCTGAGCTTTGAAGATCCTTGGTAACACTTCCCAGAGCTAATAGAGTTGGGTGGAGCAATTAATGAAAATTCATGGAGTAGGAGTGATCTTGCCCGTTCCTTGGAGGTTGGGAGACACTCTTCTTGGTACCAGAAGGGCAGAACTATGTCTCTGTGGCCAATTATTGCAGAGTCGAATTGGGGTAAACTAAGGACTCTTTCACACCTGCCAGAGTAGTGACTTTTGGCCGAGGAGAAGTCAGGGTGTGAGAGGACTGGCCTGATAAGTTTGTCTTTTCTCTGGATTTGTTTTCTTGCAGATTTATCAGGATGAGCTTCCAGGCCCCACGCAGACTCCTGGAGCTGGCAGGGCAGAGCCTGCTGAGGGACCAGGCCTTGGCCATCTCCGTCCTGGATGAGCTGCCCAGGGAGCTCTTCCCCCCACTGTTCATGGAGGCCTTCACTAGCAGACACTGCGAGGTTCTGAAGGTGATGGTGCAGGCCTGGCccttcccctgcctccctctgggGTCCCTGATGAAGACGCCTGATCCGGAGATCTTACATTATGTAGTGGATGGGATTGATTGCCTGCTTTCCCAAAAGGTTCGCCCCAGGTGAGGTGACCCAGGTGGGGAGGGCCCAGGTGTCCAGGGACTAAACAGCTGGGTCAGACAAATTGGGAACCCGGGGTGGCCCAGGGGCTTCTGATGGTGCCAGTGAGAAAGCTGGGAAAGTTCTTGGCTATTGCCCAGCTCCTCTGGGAAAGGACTGCTCACCATACAGGGTCCACTGAGGAAACAGGAACCTGCCTGCTCCCAGTGGAAGGTAAAGGCACTAGAAGTGGGTACCAGGCAGAATCCAAGGGGGAAAGGGATGGAGAAGAGACAGAAGGAGGGGCGCTGAGGAAAAAAGCAGCTGAAGTCCTTGATGTGGAGTGAAAGCCCAGGTCAGGGGTGGGTCCTTGTCTACGTTCtgagcttttcccctatgttacTCACAGGAGGTGGAAACTTCAAGTGCTGGAATTGCGGGATGTTGATGAGAATTTTTGGACCATATGGTCTGGAGCCAGGCCCGTGTCCTGCTCCCCAGAGGCCATGAGTAAGAGGCAGACAGTGGAGGACTGTCCAAGGACAGGAGAGAAGCAGCCCTTGAAGGTGTTCATGGATGTTTGCCTCAAGGAAAAATTCATGGATGAAGATCTGAGCTTCTTCTCTGGGTGGGTCCAGCACAGAAGAGGTTCAGTACACCTGTGCTGTACTAAGGTGGTGAATTATTCAATGAGCATGCTAAATTTCAGAAACATATTGGAAACAGTATACCCAGACAGTATCCAAGTGTTGGAAATTTGGAACGTGTGCTGGCCGTGTATGATAGTAGAGTTTAGCCGTTACCTGAGCCAGATGAGGAATCTTCGCAAACTCTTCATCTCCGATGGCTGTCGTTACCTGCTAAGCTCTGACAGCCAAGAACAGTTAGTTGCTGAATTCAGCTCTGTGCTCCTCAGGCTGGAGTACCTCCAGATGCTTTATATAAGaagggtctgcttcttcagaggCTACCTGGACCAGCTGATCAGGTGAGGAAGGATGGTGAGCTTTCTCTGGGGGCCATAGCACAGCCTTTTTTTGTTACAATAAACACCAAtcagcatctactgtgtgccagccactGGAGATGTCTAGGGAAGGGGACACTAGAATGCACTGTCCTGTTTGGTGCTCTATATCCTGAAGTGGGTATCACAGGATCGCTCCAGTAAGGGCAGAGGGATGACCTGGGGTAGAAGCTACAGAGAGGGACATCGTGTAGGGAGCTGGTTAGTGGGGGGTTCAGCTCTAGTGAGGGTGAATTCCTTTTAGGAATTCCTTGTTAGGAAGTGTGTTTCAAGTTAATATGATAAAAAAGAGGCAACAGAGGGGAGggtgtaaaagaagagaaagtgcACCAAACCTGTGCGTTTCACAGAGGAAGCTCTGTCCTCACAGCTTAGTGAACGTGAATGATCCCCTCTCTGGTTCCCTGTCTGTAAAAGGTTGTTTTGAACTCCAGGAAAGGTAACTGACATGGGAAATGCGTGCTTCTGGGATGGAAGTGAGGGAGTAGGCACGAGAGTGGTACAAAGTGACAGGTGGTTTGCAGATGTGGCCATGTCAGGGAGCCTCTGAAAGCAGGTAGCCCTGCTGATGTCCCTAGACCTTGCTCAGGTCAGTTCTTTGGGCATCTCTTCCACTGGGCTCCTGTGGCCCAGAGATGAAGCTTTCTGctggaagatgaagaaaagaggctTTAGAGATTTTATGGCCTTGAACCAATCACACCAGTGATGGTGACAGGACTGAGCCTAAAATGGGACTGCCTCTGAATGATCCAAGTCCTCATCAGGCAGCACCTTGCGGGAGGACCGTGATTAGATGATGAGAACAAACTTGTGTTTGGGCAAAACAGGCTCTTCCCTTGACGTTATTTTCCACCACCGTCCTCTAACTGGTGCCATTGCCCAGTACTAACTTCTTGCTCTCCCCAGGTGCCTCAGGAGCCCGTTGGAGACATTGGCATTAACTTATGGCTTCCTAGAAAAAGTGGACTTGAAATGTCTGCCCCGGTACCCAAGTCTCAGTCAACTGAAGCAGCTGAATCTGAGTCATGGTGCACTGCGCTTCATCCGTCTTGAGCCCCTCCGAGCTCTGCTAGAGAAAGTTGCTGCCACTCTTCAGACCCTCTTCTTAGTGGACTGTGGGATTGGGGACTCCAAACTCAGGGTCATCCTGCCTGCCCTGAGCCGCTGCTCCAACCTCACCACTTTCTGTTTTCACGGCAATGACACGTCCATGGATGCTCTGAAGGACCTGCTGCGCCACACAGGCAGGCTGAGCAATTTGAGCCTGGAAACATATCCTGCCCCTCGGGAGAGTCTTGACGACAGGGGTCGTGTCATTTCGGAGCTCCTCACCCCACTTCAGGCTGAGCTGATGGGTATACTGAGGGAAGTAAGGGAGCCCAAAAGGATCTTCTTTGCTCCGGTCTCCTGTCCTTGCTGTGGCACGTCGCCCACTGAGCAACTGGAGTTCAATTTTTGCTTGTGGGGAAGGCCTGCCTAGTGGGGTGGAGGTATAAAAAGCTTTTTCTCCAGGCACTTGGAAACTAAAATCTGGGAcatagatgtcttttatttttctttttccttattttacaattttacagtttttatttaaaaatttgagacagggtttccctatgttgtccaggctgctctcaaactcttacGCTTAAGGGAGCCCCCTGCTTGGTCTCCCGAgattctggaattacaggcataagcagcTGTGCCGGGTCTATAGGTGCATTATAAAGGGAACAGAGAAACCTCTGTTTCAGGCATGTGCTTTCTGtgagtggaaaacaaaaaacaaaaaaacccagcaggGGGCAGCACTGGGGAAAAGGTTGAATGGAGTCACTGAGACTTAGGGACCTGTCCTAGACAGTCAGAAATAGAACCTGAAGTTCTAGAGTGAGGGAGTTATCTCAGCAAGGATGGATATAAAGAAACGTCGGAAGTAGAGGGAACCTAAATGGAAACTCTCTGCTGTCCTTCATGATTGATTAGCCTGTTTCGGCAATTTATACATCAGAAATCTTTAGTTCCTGatgaattaaaaaaagaggtACTAGTTCATCTGTGATTTAGGTTCATCCGCAGGGAATAAAGGAAtcaaaataaacttcattttgttgttgtgtttttttttcttttttgttttgttttagactgagattcgctcttgttgcccaggctggagtgaaatggcgtgatcttggctcaccacacccttcgcctcctgggttcaagcgattttcctgcctcagcctcccgagtagctgggatcacaggcatgcaccaccatgcccagcta is a window encoding:
- the LOC115933009 gene encoding PRAME family member 22, yielding MSFQAPRRLLELAGQSLLRDQALAISVLDELPRELFPPLFMEAFTSRHCEVLKVMVQAWPFPCLPLGSLMKTPDPEILHYVVDGIDCLLSQKVRPRRWKLQVLELRDVDENFWTIWSGARPVSCSPEAMSKRQTVEDCPRTGEKQPLKVFMDVCLKEKFMDEDLSFFSGWVQHRRGSVHLCCTKVVNYSMSMLNFRNILETVYPDSIQVLEIWNVCWPCMIVEFSRYLSQMRNLRKLFISDGCRYLLSSDSQEQLVAEFSSVLLRLEYLQMLYIRRVCFFRGYLDQLIRCLRSPLETLALTYGFLEKVDLKCLPRYPSLSQLKQLNLSHGALRFIRLEPLRALLEKVAATLQTLFLVDCGIGDSKLRVILPALSRCSNLTTFCFHGNDTSMDALKDLLRHTGRLSNLSLETYPAPRESLDDRGRVISELLTPLQAELMGILREVREPKRIFFAPVSCPCCGTSPTEQLEFNFCLWGRPA